One Chrysiogenia bacterium genomic region harbors:
- a CDS encoding phosphate ABC transporter substrate-binding protein: MALSHRAPVRASVCLLLAIGSIFIWSPPARAQTRHITWTGCGISRKAFMGEIAAAYEKETGIKIVLSGGGATKGIRDVAAGEADLGGSCRQHLLGKGGAPIPEETEAQLIQVGWDALVAVTHPDNPVSSIEIDQLRKVFAGEITNWKDLGGPDQPITLMVREGKESGVGHMFRLLVLRDPGFEFAAAGAQVFASTGPIEKAVAATPWSLAIDGVSSARKTKLKLLSIHGTLPTKANVATGRYPLFRPLYIAVGSNPDPEVRKVVDFILSPKGQAIISKAGTVTLAEGANLAPLWKKIEVRLTAR, encoded by the coding sequence ATGGCGCTTTCCCACCGTGCACCCGTCCGCGCATCGGTCTGTCTTCTCCTTGCGATCGGCAGCATTTTCATCTGGAGCCCGCCTGCCCGGGCGCAAACCCGGCACATCACCTGGACGGGCTGTGGCATCTCGCGAAAGGCCTTCATGGGCGAAATCGCGGCAGCCTATGAAAAAGAGACCGGCATAAAAATTGTCCTCAGCGGCGGCGGCGCCACCAAGGGCATTCGCGACGTGGCCGCCGGTGAGGCCGACCTGGGCGGGAGCTGCCGTCAACACCTGCTGGGCAAGGGCGGCGCCCCGATCCCGGAGGAAACCGAGGCGCAGCTCATCCAAGTCGGATGGGACGCACTGGTCGCGGTAACGCACCCGGACAATCCCGTATCGAGTATTGAGATCGATCAGCTCCGCAAGGTCTTCGCCGGTGAGATCACGAACTGGAAGGATCTTGGCGGGCCCGACCAGCCCATCACACTGATGGTTCGCGAGGGCAAGGAATCGGGCGTTGGGCATATGTTTCGGCTGTTGGTGCTGCGCGATCCCGGGTTCGAGTTTGCGGCCGCGGGCGCGCAGGTCTTCGCCTCTACCGGCCCCATCGAGAAAGCTGTGGCTGCCACGCCGTGGTCGCTGGCCATCGACGGGGTGAGCAGCGCGCGCAAGACCAAGCTCAAGCTGCTTTCCATCCACGGGACACTGCCCACCAAGGCCAACGTCGCCACCGGGCGTTACCCACTCTTCCGCCCGCTCTACATTGCAGTGGGTAGCAATCCCGATCCCGAAGTACGCAAGGTCGTCGACTTCATCCTGAGCCCGAAGGGCCAGGCCATCATTTCGAAGGCCGGAACAGTCACCCTGGCCGAAGGCGCGAACCTCGCGCCGCTGTGGAAAAAGATCGAAGTGCGGCTGACGGCGCGGTAG
- a CDS encoding chlorite dismutase family protein, producing MEPTLTAYGTWSGGRYMHFGKPVSDADYLKAFQHAFDKGVRTFMTADVYGEGAASEKLGEALRHMDRDLVSLVGMIGHDFYEGQRDGPKGFPRFTDPRLRGPDKYYDFLNMAAQKELARLGADHFDVLLLHNPDFTGYSSEAVWEAFGRLKEEGLTKSLGVAPGPANGFTLDLIHCYEKFGEQIDWAMIILNPFEPWPGELCLPAAAKHGVKTITRVVDYGGMFHGDLKPGSRLPMSDHRAFRPAGWIEAAAEKLEKIRPIADKHGLTPLQLACQWNLAHETVECVAPTVVIEHDPDARSIFEKIDDLAATPAEVKLSEEEVDQMRAVGQNKGCMALKGGSRQYLGEPQADQWNMPPELEEVAKRWDIEPDRDLYYSDDPRDLREKGMPIAGTAQAHDTRLYVQLQVFTEAHDESGIIEAVKGSGLEAVVYANVNDPRGVGVAIFTEDPTDFVTKARALYNSEPFADCMLLPDMTMIGRTYGFGREPDIKDWVLNHARRHAYNEDFQWAVWYPLRRNGEFYQLTKAEQGKILMEHGMIGRNFGSAGYAGDIRLESFGLDANDNEFVIGVVTPRLEWASKLIQAMRPTTQTSKYMDSLGPFFVGKKIWQSGPLKHMEN from the coding sequence ATGGAACCAACCCTCACCGCGTACGGCACCTGGAGCGGCGGCCGCTACATGCACTTTGGCAAGCCCGTTTCGGATGCCGACTACCTCAAGGCCTTCCAGCATGCCTTCGACAAGGGCGTGCGTACCTTCATGACCGCCGATGTCTATGGCGAGGGCGCCGCCAGCGAGAAGCTCGGCGAGGCCCTGAGGCACATGGACCGCGACCTCGTCTCGCTGGTCGGCATGATCGGCCACGACTTCTACGAGGGGCAGCGCGACGGCCCCAAGGGCTTCCCGCGCTTTACCGACCCGCGCCTTCGCGGCCCGGACAAGTATTACGACTTTCTCAACATGGCCGCGCAGAAGGAACTCGCCCGCCTTGGGGCCGATCACTTCGACGTGCTGCTCCTGCACAACCCGGATTTTACGGGCTACTCCTCCGAAGCGGTGTGGGAGGCATTTGGTCGCCTGAAAGAAGAAGGCCTGACCAAGAGTCTTGGCGTCGCGCCCGGCCCGGCCAACGGTTTCACCCTGGATCTCATCCATTGCTACGAGAAGTTCGGTGAGCAGATCGACTGGGCGATGATTATTTTGAATCCCTTCGAGCCCTGGCCCGGCGAGCTGTGCCTGCCCGCGGCGGCCAAGCACGGGGTGAAGACCATCACCCGCGTGGTGGACTACGGCGGCATGTTCCATGGGGATCTCAAGCCCGGCTCGCGCCTTCCCATGAGCGATCACCGCGCCTTCCGCCCCGCCGGCTGGATCGAAGCAGCGGCCGAGAAGCTCGAAAAGATCAGGCCGATCGCCGACAAGCACGGGCTCACCCCGCTGCAGCTCGCCTGCCAGTGGAACCTGGCCCACGAAACGGTGGAATGCGTGGCGCCCACCGTCGTGATCGAGCACGACCCCGACGCGCGCAGCATCTTCGAGAAGATCGACGACCTGGCTGCCACCCCCGCCGAGGTGAAGCTCAGCGAGGAAGAAGTCGACCAGATGCGCGCCGTGGGACAGAACAAGGGCTGCATGGCTTTGAAGGGCGGCAGCCGCCAGTACCTGGGCGAGCCCCAGGCCGACCAGTGGAACATGCCCCCCGAGCTCGAAGAAGTCGCCAAGCGCTGGGACATCGAACCCGACCGCGACCTCTACTACTCCGATGATCCGCGCGACCTTCGCGAAAAAGGCATGCCCATTGCCGGTACCGCCCAGGCCCACGACACCCGGCTCTACGTGCAACTCCAGGTCTTTACCGAAGCCCATGACGAGTCCGGCATCATCGAGGCGGTCAAGGGCTCGGGCCTCGAAGCCGTGGTCTACGCCAACGTCAACGACCCGCGCGGCGTGGGCGTGGCGATCTTCACCGAGGACCCGACGGATTTTGTGACCAAGGCCCGCGCGCTCTACAACTCCGAGCCCTTTGCCGACTGCATGCTGCTGCCCGACATGACCATGATCGGCCGCACCTATGGATTCGGTCGCGAGCCCGACATCAAGGACTGGGTACTCAACCACGCGCGCCGTCACGCCTACAACGAGGATTTCCAGTGGGCCGTGTGGTATCCGCTGCGCCGCAACGGCGAGTTCTACCAGCTCACCAAGGCCGAGCAGGGCAAGATCCTGATGGAGCACGGCATGATCGGCCGCAACTTCGGCAGCGCCGGCTATGCCGGTGACATCCGCCTGGAGAGCTTCGGTCTGGACGCCAACGACAACGAGTTTGTGATCGGCGTCGTGACCCCGCGCCTTGAATGGGCCAGCAAGCTTATCCAGGCCATGCGCCCCACCACCCAGACCAGCAAGTACATGGATTCGCTGGGCCCCTTCTTCGTCGGCAAGAAGATCTGGCAGAGCGGCCCGCTCAAGCACATGGAGAACTAG